The Pseudomonas sp. G2-4 genome window below encodes:
- a CDS encoding succinylglutamate desuccinylase/aspartoacylase family protein, whose protein sequence is MRHQIHDLLAPLPGTARKIHSFHFGPEKAVGKIYIQSSLHADELPGMLVAWHLKQRLAELEASGHLRHEIVLVPVANPIGLEQVLMDVPLGRYELESGQNFNRRFVDLSEEIGNEIEALLTDDPQHNLMLIRTSLRDALTRQTASTQLQSQRLVLQRLACDADMVLDLHCDFEAVAHLYTTPQAWPQVEPLARYIGAEASLLATDSGGQSFDECFTLLWWQLKERFGERFEIPLGSFSVTVELRGQGDVNHGLASLDCQALIEYLIRFGAIDGEPMPMPELPYPATPLAGVEPVATPVGGLLVYSALPGEYLEAGQLVAEIIDPVNDTVTPVHCRNGGLLYARSLRRMATAGMVIAHVAGTEAYRSGYLLSP, encoded by the coding sequence ATGCGCCACCAGATCCATGACCTGCTGGCCCCGCTGCCGGGGACCGCTCGCAAGATCCACAGCTTCCACTTCGGCCCGGAAAAAGCCGTCGGCAAAATCTACATCCAGTCGTCCCTGCACGCCGATGAGCTACCCGGCATGCTGGTGGCCTGGCATCTCAAGCAGCGCCTGGCCGAGCTTGAAGCGTCTGGCCACCTGCGGCACGAGATCGTGCTGGTGCCCGTTGCCAACCCCATCGGCCTTGAACAAGTGCTGATGGATGTGCCCCTGGGGCGCTACGAACTGGAGAGTGGGCAGAATTTCAACCGCCGGTTCGTCGACCTGAGCGAAGAAATCGGCAACGAAATCGAAGCGCTGCTCACCGATGATCCGCAGCACAACCTGATGCTGATCCGCACCAGCCTGCGCGACGCCCTCACCCGGCAGACCGCCAGCACGCAACTGCAATCCCAGCGCCTGGTCCTGCAACGGCTGGCCTGTGACGCCGACATGGTGCTGGACCTGCATTGCGACTTCGAAGCCGTGGCCCACCTGTACACCACGCCGCAAGCCTGGCCGCAGGTCGAGCCATTGGCGCGCTACATCGGTGCCGAGGCCAGCTTGCTCGCCACCGATTCGGGTGGCCAGTCATTCGACGAATGCTTCACGCTGCTCTGGTGGCAGCTCAAGGAGCGCTTCGGCGAGCGGTTCGAGATTCCCTTGGGCAGCTTTTCGGTCACCGTGGAATTGCGCGGCCAGGGCGACGTCAACCATGGCCTGGCGAGCCTCGACTGCCAGGCCCTGATCGAATACCTGATCCGCTTCGGCGCCATCGACGGCGAACCGATGCCTATGCCCGAGTTGCCCTACCCGGCCACGCCGTTGGCCGGTGTCGAGCCGGTGGCAACGCCCGTGGGTGGGCTGCTGGTCTACAGCGCCCTGCCCGGTGAATACCTGGAAGCCGGACAACTGGTGGCGGAAATCATCGACCCGGTCAACGACACCGTTACCCCCGTTCATTGCCGTAATGGCGGGCTGCTGTACGCCCGCTCGCTGCGCCGCATGGCCACTGCCGGCATGGTCATCGCCCATGTCGCCGGCACCGAAGCCTACCGCAGCGGCTACCTACTTTCGCCTTGA
- a CDS encoding ABC transporter permease: MIELLQEYWRPFLYSDGVNITGLAMTLWLLSASLLIGFVVSIPLSIARVSPTFYVRWPVQFYTYLFRGTPLYIQLLICYTGIYSIAAVRAQPMLDSFFRDAMNCTILAFALNTCAYTTEIFAGAIRSMNHGEVEAAKAYGLTGWKLYAYVIMPSALRRSLPYYSNEVILMLHSTTVAFTATVPDVLKVARDANSATFLTFQSFGIAALIYLTVTFALVGLFRLAERRWLAFLGPTH, encoded by the coding sequence ATGATCGAACTTCTGCAAGAGTATTGGCGGCCGTTCCTTTACAGCGACGGCGTTAACATCACTGGCCTGGCGATGACTCTGTGGTTGCTCAGCGCCTCACTGCTGATCGGCTTTGTGGTGTCGATCCCGCTGTCCATCGCCCGGGTTTCGCCCACGTTCTACGTACGCTGGCCGGTGCAGTTCTACACTTATCTGTTCCGCGGCACGCCGCTGTATATCCAGTTGCTGATCTGCTACACCGGTATCTACAGCATCGCGGCGGTACGTGCCCAGCCGATGCTCGACAGTTTCTTTCGCGATGCGATGAACTGCACGATCCTGGCCTTTGCCTTGAACACCTGCGCCTACACCACGGAAATCTTCGCCGGGGCGATTCGCAGCATGAACCATGGCGAAGTCGAAGCGGCCAAGGCCTATGGCCTGACCGGTTGGAAGCTCTACGCCTACGTGATCATGCCGTCGGCGCTCAGGCGCTCGCTGCCGTATTACAGCAACGAAGTGATTCTGATGCTGCACTCAACGACCGTAGCGTTCACCGCTACCGTTCCTGACGTGCTAAAAGTCGCCCGGGATGCCAACTCGGCCACATTCCTGACCTTTCAGTCGTTCGGGATCGCCGCGCTGATCTACCTGACCGTCACCTTTGCACTGGTGGGCCTCTTCCGCCTCGCCGAACGCCGCTGGCTGGCCTTCCTCGGGCCGACTCACTAG
- a CDS encoding ABC transporter permease — MFEQLLQNLGLSAFSLQGFGPLLMQGTWMTIKLAALSLLLSVLLGLLGASAKLSSVKLLRIPAQLYTTLIRGVPDLVLMLLIFYSLQTWLTSFTDFMEWEYIEINPFGAGVITLGFIYGAYFTETFRGAILAVPRGQVEAATAYGLKRGQRFRLVVFPQMMRFALPGIGNNWMVMLKATALVSIIGLADLVKAAQDAGKSTYQLFYFLVLAALIYLLITSASNFILRWLERRYAAGAREAVR; from the coding sequence ATGTTCGAACAACTCCTACAAAATCTGGGGCTCTCCGCCTTCAGCCTGCAGGGCTTCGGCCCGCTGCTGATGCAAGGCACCTGGATGACCATAAAACTGGCGGCCCTGTCGTTGTTGCTGAGTGTCTTGCTCGGCCTGCTAGGCGCCAGTGCCAAGCTGTCCAGCGTCAAACTGCTGCGAATCCCCGCCCAGCTCTACACAACGCTGATTCGCGGCGTGCCGGACCTGGTGCTGATGCTGCTGATTTTCTACAGCCTGCAAACCTGGCTGACTTCTTTTACCGACTTCATGGAATGGGAATACATCGAGATCAACCCGTTCGGCGCCGGGGTGATCACCCTGGGCTTCATCTATGGCGCGTACTTCACCGAAACCTTTCGCGGCGCGATCCTTGCGGTCCCCCGGGGCCAGGTCGAAGCCGCCACGGCGTATGGCCTCAAGCGTGGCCAGCGCTTTCGCCTCGTGGTGTTCCCACAAATGATGCGCTTTGCCCTGCCGGGTATCGGCAACAACTGGATGGTGATGCTCAAGGCCACCGCGCTGGTGTCGATCATCGGTCTGGCCGACCTGGTCAAGGCCGCCCAGGACGCGGGCAAGAGCACCTACCAGCTGTTTTACTTCCTGGTGCTGGCGGCGCTGATTTATCTGCTGATCACCAGCGCGTCCAATTTCATCTTGCGCTGGCTTGAACGTCGCTACGCCGCCGGAGCCCGGGAGGCCGTGCGATGA
- a CDS encoding transporter substrate-binding domain-containing protein, which yields MKKALLTLSALALCMAAGVATAKEYKELRFGVDPSYAPFESKAADGSLVGFDIDLGNAICEELKVKCKWVESDFDGMIPGLKAKKFDGVISSMTVTPAREKVIDFSSELFSGPTAYVFKKGSGLNEDPASLKGKTVGYEQGTIQEAYAKAVLDKAGVKTQAYQNQDQVYADLTSGRLDAAIQDMLQAELGFLKSPKGEGYEVSKPVDSELLPSKTAIGISKGNKELKALLDKGIKALHDDGKYAEIQKKHFGDLNLYSGK from the coding sequence ATGAAAAAAGCACTGCTGACCCTTTCTGCACTGGCGTTGTGCATGGCCGCCGGCGTCGCCACGGCCAAGGAATACAAGGAATTGCGTTTTGGTGTCGACCCCTCCTACGCTCCGTTTGAATCCAAGGCCGCCGACGGCAGCCTGGTCGGTTTCGACATCGACCTGGGCAATGCGATCTGCGAGGAACTGAAGGTCAAATGCAAATGGGTCGAAAGCGATTTCGACGGCATGATCCCGGGCCTGAAGGCCAAGAAGTTCGACGGTGTGATCTCCTCCATGACCGTGACCCCGGCCCGCGAGAAAGTCATCGACTTCTCCAGCGAGTTGTTCTCCGGTCCGACCGCGTATGTGTTCAAGAAAGGATCGGGCCTGAACGAAGATCCCGCTTCGCTCAAAGGCAAAACCGTCGGCTACGAGCAAGGCACCATCCAGGAAGCCTATGCCAAAGCCGTGCTGGACAAGGCTGGCGTCAAGACCCAGGCCTATCAGAACCAGGACCAGGTCTATGCCGACCTGACCTCCGGGCGCCTCGACGCAGCGATCCAGGACATGCTACAGGCCGAGTTGGGCTTCCTGAAATCGCCGAAAGGCGAAGGCTATGAAGTCAGCAAGCCCGTGGACAGCGAACTGCTGCCTTCCAAGACTGCCATCGGTATCAGCAAAGGTAACAAAGAGCTGAAGGCACTTTTGGATAAAGGTATCAAAGCGTTACACGATGACGGCAAGTACGCCGAAATCCAGAAAAAACACTTTGGCGATCTGAATCTGTACAGCGGCAAATAA
- a CDS encoding ATP-dependent DNA ligase, with protein MKAFAELYAGLDATTSSNAKLAAMQDYFTQAPPQDAAWAVYFLSGGRPRQLVPVKVLRELAVQVSGLSLWLFEESYQAVGDLAETISLVLPESPHSSDEGLALWIEEKLLPLRGESPEVLAQRLPALWAQLDRPSLMLCIKLITGSFRVGVSKLLVTRALAGMAGLDSKRVAQRLVGYTDLSHRPTAASYLKLIAAESDDEHAQRGGQPYPFFLAHALSQPMEQFNALLGPASDWQVEWKWDGIRSQVVKRDGHLWVWSRGEELVTERFPELHSLAQTLPDGTVIDGEIVVWKTSRPVTEDAFDPDTPLQPSVQPFALLQQRIGRKTLGKKILEDAPVVVMAYDLLEWQGEDWRSRPQTERREQLETLIARSRSPVLLPSPIVTGDDWSDLARQREASRSLGVEGMMLKARDALYGVGRTKDMGVWWKWKIDPFSVDAVLIYAQRGHGRRASLYSDYTFAVWDNPPDSRERTLVPFAKAYSGLTDDEMRQVDSIVRKTTVEKFGPVSSVTPTLVFELGFEGIALSKRHKSGIAVRFPRMLRWRRDKSVDEADTLTTLQDLLK; from the coding sequence ATGAAGGCCTTCGCCGAGCTGTACGCCGGATTGGACGCCACCACGTCCAGCAATGCCAAACTGGCCGCCATGCAAGACTACTTCACCCAGGCTCCGCCCCAGGACGCGGCGTGGGCGGTGTATTTCCTCTCCGGCGGGCGCCCACGGCAACTGGTACCGGTGAAAGTCCTGCGGGAGCTGGCGGTGCAGGTGTCCGGATTGTCATTGTGGCTGTTCGAAGAAAGTTATCAGGCCGTGGGCGACCTGGCGGAAACCATCTCGTTGGTGTTGCCGGAATCGCCTCACAGCTCCGACGAAGGCCTGGCGCTGTGGATCGAGGAGAAACTGCTGCCCTTGCGCGGCGAGTCGCCCGAGGTGTTGGCGCAGCGGCTACCGGCGTTGTGGGCGCAACTCGACCGGCCAAGCCTGATGCTCTGCATCAAGCTCATCACCGGCAGCTTCCGGGTCGGCGTGTCCAAACTGCTGGTGACACGGGCCCTGGCCGGCATGGCCGGGCTGGACAGCAAACGGGTGGCCCAGCGCCTGGTCGGCTACACCGACCTGTCCCATCGGCCGACAGCGGCCAGTTACCTCAAGCTGATCGCTGCCGAATCCGACGATGAACACGCCCAACGCGGCGGTCAGCCCTACCCATTCTTCCTGGCCCATGCCTTATCGCAACCGATGGAGCAGTTCAATGCCTTGCTGGGACCCGCCAGTGACTGGCAAGTGGAATGGAAGTGGGACGGCATTCGTTCCCAAGTGGTCAAGCGCGACGGGCATTTGTGGGTCTGGTCGCGGGGTGAGGAACTGGTCACCGAGCGCTTCCCCGAACTGCACTCGCTGGCGCAAACCCTGCCCGACGGTACGGTGATCGACGGGGAAATCGTGGTGTGGAAAACCTCGCGCCCCGTCACTGAGGACGCCTTCGATCCGGATACCCCGCTGCAACCGTCGGTGCAGCCTTTCGCCCTGTTGCAGCAACGCATCGGGCGCAAGACCCTGGGCAAGAAAATCCTCGAGGACGCTCCCGTGGTGGTGATGGCCTACGACCTGCTGGAATGGCAAGGCGAAGACTGGCGCAGTCGTCCGCAAACCGAACGTCGCGAGCAACTGGAAACACTGATTGCTCGTAGCCGCAGCCCGGTGCTGTTGCCGTCGCCGATTGTCACCGGCGATGATTGGTCCGACCTCGCCCGGCAGCGCGAGGCCTCCCGCAGCCTCGGCGTCGAGGGCATGATGCTCAAGGCCCGTGATGCGCTGTACGGCGTCGGGCGGACCAAGGACATGGGCGTCTGGTGGAAATGGAAGATCGACCCCTTCAGTGTCGACGCAGTACTGATCTACGCCCAACGCGGCCACGGCCGGCGCGCCAGCCTCTACAGCGACTACACCTTCGCCGTGTGGGATAACCCGCCGGACAGTCGCGAACGCACCCTGGTGCCCTTCGCCAAGGCGTATTCCGGCCTGACCGATGATGAAATGCGCCAGGTCGACAGTATCGTGCGCAAGACTACCGTGGAGAAATTCGGCCCGGTGAGCAGTGTCACACCTACCTTGGTGTTTGAGCTGGGTTTCGAGGGCATCGCGTTGTCCAAGCGCCACAAGAGCGGGATCGCCGTGCGGTTTCCGCGGATGTTGCGCTGGCGCAGGGATAAAAGCGTCGATGAAGCCGACACGTTGACGACGCTGCAGGATTTGCTGAAATAA
- a CDS encoding ligase-associated DNA damage response exonuclease, with amino-acid sequence MDLVIARPEGLYCPPGDFYIDPWRPVERSVITHAHGDHARGGNQHYLAAAPGEGILRSRLGQDINLQTLPYGERLLHHGVTLSFHPAGHVLGSAQVRLEYQGEVWVASGDYKVEPDGTCTPFEPVKCHTFITESTFGLPIYRWQPQAQIFDEINQWWSGNIAAGRASVLFCYSFGKAQRILHGIDETLGPILAHGAVEPLNRVYREAGVHLPPTIYAGDVKKNDPIMNRALVIAPPSAGGSSWMRRFGDYSDAFASGWMRLRGTRRRRGVDRGFVLSDHADWPGLLWAIEQTGAERVMVTHGSVGVLVRHLCEQGLDAQGFTTEYGDDEEDVAAATDTDEDAS; translated from the coding sequence ATGGATCTTGTCATTGCCCGCCCCGAAGGCCTGTATTGCCCGCCCGGAGATTTCTACATCGACCCGTGGCGCCCGGTGGAACGCTCGGTCATCACCCACGCCCATGGCGATCACGCTCGTGGCGGCAACCAACACTACCTGGCAGCGGCACCCGGCGAAGGCATTCTGCGTTCGCGGCTGGGTCAGGACATCAACCTGCAAACCCTGCCCTATGGCGAACGTCTGCTGCATCACGGCGTGACCTTGAGTTTTCATCCCGCCGGCCACGTGCTGGGCTCGGCCCAGGTGCGCCTGGAATACCAGGGCGAGGTTTGGGTGGCGTCAGGGGACTACAAAGTCGAGCCCGACGGCACTTGTACGCCGTTCGAGCCAGTGAAATGCCATACGTTCATCACCGAATCCACCTTCGGTCTACCGATCTATCGGTGGCAACCACAGGCGCAGATTTTCGACGAAATCAACCAGTGGTGGAGCGGCAACATCGCTGCGGGCCGTGCCAGCGTGCTGTTCTGTTATTCCTTCGGCAAGGCCCAGCGGATTCTCCACGGTATCGACGAAACCCTTGGCCCCATTCTCGCCCACGGGGCGGTCGAACCGCTGAACCGGGTCTACCGCGAGGCTGGTGTTCATCTGCCACCGACGATCTATGCCGGCGACGTGAAAAAGAACGACCCGATCATGAACCGGGCGCTGGTGATCGCCCCACCCTCTGCCGGTGGCAGCAGTTGGATGCGCCGGTTCGGCGACTACAGCGATGCCTTCGCCAGCGGCTGGATGCGCCTGCGCGGCACCCGTCGACGGCGCGGCGTGGACCGGGGGTTTGTGCTGTCCGACCACGCCGACTGGCCCGGTCTGCTTTGGGCCATCGAACAGACCGGCGCCGAGCGGGTCATGGTCACCCACGGTTCGGTGGGCGTGCTGGTGCGTCACTTGTGCGAACAAGGCCTCGACGCCCAGGGTTTCACCACCGAATACGGCGATGATGAAGAGGACGTCGCTGCGGCCACAGACACCGACGAGGACGCGTCATGA
- a CDS encoding penicillin acylase family protein, with the protein MASPASISFIPRLGVAAAVASVLGLSGCQAWNTQDTVAPTSGVQPLKGLAQNVSVRRNALGMPLIESNSFHDALFTLGYVHASDRVTQMVTLRLLAQGRLAEMSGAERLDVDRYMRAINLKKNADELYKASSPRLKRFFEVYARGVNAYLFRYRDKLPSDLAATGYKPEYWKPEDSALMFCLLNFSQSANLPEEIASLVLAQTVSPDKLAWLSPSYPDEQLPLAEADKYQGLRLNGQVPGLAEISQATAQLSGLNLLNATSSSNWAIAPQRSRSGKSLLASDSHGPLGTSSLWVPVQIRAPKYQAAGLSVAGIPIILAGFNGKVAWSMTSVLGDNQDLFLEKIRRQGNGLSYEVNGKWQPVMVRNETYFIKGQRPIREAVFETRHGPLLNSAQGLAMANGFGLALQTPSFSDDKTLDAFFDLSRAQNVEKASDASREIRALAVNMVFAGASNIGWQVTGRYPNRREGEGLLPSPGWEGRYDWDGYADPMLHPYDQDPAQGWLGTANQRVIPDGYGMQLSNSWAAPERGERMAELAGGGKHDARSLTAMQYDQTTTFAAKLRKVFEAPGMAQPLKQAIEALPVADRANAREAYTRLMAFDGRLSPTSADAAIYELFLQESMKQIFLDELGPDSSPAWKALVANGQLSYSAQADHLLGREDSPFWDDVRTPQKEDKAVILARSLAAAISAGDSQLGADHKAWQWGKLHHYAWKNSNGQIVRGPIPAGGDATTLNMAPFAWGQDFTTTLAPATRFIVDFGQPEPLMIQGGTGQSDNPASPNYVNGIDPWIKGQYQNLPMQPQNFDRAYGKTRLTLVPGK; encoded by the coding sequence ATGGCCTCGCCAGCCTCTATTTCTTTCATTCCCCGGCTCGGCGTTGCCGCCGCAGTGGCCAGTGTGCTCGGTTTGAGCGGTTGCCAGGCCTGGAACACGCAGGACACCGTAGCACCCACCTCCGGCGTGCAGCCGCTCAAGGGGCTGGCGCAGAACGTCTCGGTTCGGCGCAATGCCCTGGGCATGCCGCTGATCGAAAGCAACAGCTTCCACGACGCCCTGTTCACCCTCGGCTACGTCCACGCCAGCGATCGCGTCACCCAGATGGTGACCCTGCGCCTGCTGGCCCAGGGTCGGTTGGCGGAAATGTCCGGCGCCGAGCGGCTGGATGTCGACCGCTACATGCGCGCCATCAATCTGAAGAAAAACGCCGATGAGCTGTACAAGGCGTCTTCGCCTCGGCTCAAACGCTTCTTCGAAGTCTATGCCCGCGGCGTCAATGCCTACCTGTTCCGCTACCGCGACAAGCTGCCTTCGGACCTGGCTGCCACCGGCTACAAACCCGAGTACTGGAAGCCGGAAGACTCGGCGTTGATGTTCTGCCTGCTGAATTTCAGCCAGTCGGCCAACCTGCCAGAAGAAATCGCCAGCCTGGTGCTGGCCCAGACCGTCTCCCCTGACAAACTCGCCTGGCTGAGCCCGTCCTATCCGGACGAGCAACTGCCGCTGGCCGAGGCCGATAAGTACCAAGGACTGCGACTCAATGGACAAGTCCCGGGCCTGGCCGAAATCAGCCAGGCCACCGCCCAGTTGAGCGGGCTGAACCTGTTGAATGCAACGTCTTCGAGCAACTGGGCCATCGCGCCGCAACGCAGCCGCAGCGGCAAGAGCCTGCTGGCCAGCGACAGCCATGGGCCATTGGGCACGTCGTCGCTGTGGGTACCTGTGCAGATCCGTGCGCCCAAGTACCAGGCGGCCGGGCTTTCCGTAGCGGGCATTCCCATAATTCTGGCGGGCTTCAACGGCAAAGTGGCCTGGAGCATGACCAGCGTACTGGGGGACAACCAGGACCTGTTCCTGGAAAAGATCCGACGCCAGGGCAATGGCCTGTCCTACGAGGTCAACGGCAAATGGCAGCCAGTGATGGTGCGTAACGAAACCTACTTCATCAAGGGTCAGCGACCGATTCGCGAGGCGGTATTTGAAACCCGCCACGGCCCGCTGCTCAACAGCGCCCAGGGGCTGGCCATGGCCAACGGTTTTGGCCTGGCCTTGCAAACCCCGAGCTTCTCCGACGACAAGACCCTGGACGCATTTTTCGACCTGTCCCGGGCACAGAACGTCGAGAAAGCCTCCGACGCCAGCCGGGAAATCCGCGCCTTGGCGGTGAACATGGTGTTCGCCGGCGCCAGCAACATCGGCTGGCAAGTCACCGGCCGTTATCCGAACCGCCGCGAAGGCGAAGGCCTGTTGCCGTCGCCGGGTTGGGAGGGGCGCTACGATTGGGACGGTTACGCCGACCCGATGCTGCACCCTTACGACCAGGACCCGGCCCAAGGCTGGCTCGGCACCGCCAACCAGCGGGTCATTCCCGACGGCTACGGCATGCAGCTGTCCAATTCCTGGGCCGCGCCGGAGCGTGGCGAGCGCATGGCCGAACTGGCCGGCGGGGGCAAGCATGATGCCCGCAGCCTGACCGCCATGCAGTACGACCAGACCACGACGTTCGCGGCCAAGCTCAGGAAAGTCTTCGAAGCACCGGGCATGGCCCAGCCGCTCAAGCAAGCGATCGAAGCGCTGCCTGTGGCTGACCGGGCCAACGCCCGCGAGGCTTACACCCGCCTGATGGCGTTCGATGGCCGGCTCAGCCCGACCTCCGCCGACGCCGCGATCTATGAGCTGTTCCTGCAGGAAAGCATGAAGCAGATTTTCCTCGACGAGCTGGGCCCGGACAGCAGCCCGGCGTGGAAAGCGCTGGTCGCCAACGGCCAATTGTCCTACTCGGCCCAGGCCGATCATCTGCTGGGTCGCGAGGACAGCCCGTTCTGGGACGACGTGCGTACACCGCAGAAGGAAGACAAGGCCGTTATCCTCGCTCGAAGCCTGGCCGCGGCCATCAGCGCCGGCGACAGCCAGTTGGGCGCTGATCACAAGGCCTGGCAGTGGGGCAAGCTGCATCACTACGCGTGGAAAAACAGCAACGGCCAGATCGTGCGCGGCCCAATACCGGCCGGAGGCGACGCCACCACACTCAACATGGCGCCGTTCGCTTGGGGCCAGGATTTCACCACCACCCTCGCGCCGGCAACGCGCTTTATCGTCGACTTCGGCCAGCCCGAGCCGTTGATGATTCAGGGCGGCACCGGCCAATCCGATAACCCGGCCAGCCCGAACTACGTCAACGGCATCGATCCGTGGATCAAGGGGCAATATCAGAACCTGCCCATGCAACCGCAGAATTTTGATCGAGCGTATGGCAAGACGCGGTTGACCCTGGTGCCTGGCAAGTAA
- a CDS encoding cysteine hydrolase family protein: MELQSNAALILIDQQKGILHPRLGPRNNPEAELRMSELLAFWRHSARPVIHVHHLSRSPDSVFWPGQSGVEVQQRFEPMTGEGLIQKQVPDAFSGTRLEADLREAGIGQLVIVGVATNNSVESTARTAGNLGFDTWVVEDACFTFDKADYFGIARTASEVHAMSLGNLHGEYATVVSVRQILEAG, translated from the coding sequence ATGGAGCTACAAAGTAACGCGGCGCTGATCCTCATCGATCAACAGAAAGGCATCCTTCATCCCAGGCTTGGCCCTCGCAACAACCCCGAGGCTGAGTTGCGCATGAGCGAGCTCCTGGCTTTCTGGCGACATTCGGCGCGGCCGGTGATTCATGTCCATCACCTGTCCCGTTCACCGGACTCGGTGTTCTGGCCGGGACAGTCAGGCGTGGAGGTTCAGCAACGGTTCGAGCCGATGACCGGGGAAGGCCTGATTCAGAAGCAGGTGCCGGACGCGTTCAGTGGCACCCGTCTGGAGGCGGATCTGCGCGAGGCTGGGATCGGGCAGTTGGTGATCGTCGGCGTGGCAACGAACAACTCGGTAGAGTCAACGGCGCGTACGGCCGGCAACCTGGGATTCGACACCTGGGTGGTCGAGGACGCCTGCTTTACCTTCGACAAGGCCGATTATTTCGGTATTGCCCGTACGGCCAGCGAGGTGCATGCCATGTCGCTGGGCAACTTGCATGGCGAGTATGCGACGGTGGTCAGTGTGAGGCAGATTCTTGAGGCGGGTTGA
- a CDS encoding SEC-C metal-binding domain-containing protein — translation MTQQPHVHGPDCNHDHDHQHDHDHGHVHGPNCGHAHQEPVRNALKDVGRNDPCPCGNGKKFKKCHGA, via the coding sequence ATGACCCAGCAACCCCACGTTCATGGCCCTGATTGCAACCACGATCATGACCATCAGCACGATCACGATCACGGCCATGTCCACGGCCCGAACTGCGGCCACGCCCACCAGGAACCGGTGCGCAACGCCCTGAAGGATGTCGGCCGCAACGACCCTTGCCCTTGTGGCAATGGCAAGAAATTCAAGAAGTGTCACGGGGCTTGA
- a CDS encoding LEA type 2 family protein — translation MTHSSHWLRITCLLLFVGLGGCAFWRGDEAPEPQVHLVKVEVVRARLLEQKFMLHFRVDNPTDSDLTVRGLTYRIHLGDLLLTEGEHEHWFTVGPQRSGYFKVPIRTNLWPQVRDVVKLLEKPRQQIPYRLEGELETGLFIAHYVHLKRNGVIIAADFIAE, via the coding sequence ATGACTCACTCTTCACACTGGCTACGCATCACTTGCCTGCTGCTGTTCGTCGGGCTTGGCGGCTGTGCGTTCTGGCGAGGTGACGAAGCCCCTGAACCGCAGGTGCACCTGGTCAAGGTCGAGGTGGTGCGGGCCCGGTTGCTGGAACAGAAGTTCATGCTGCACTTTCGCGTCGACAACCCCACCGACAGCGACCTGACCGTGCGCGGCCTGACCTACCGTATCCACCTGGGTGATCTGCTGCTGACCGAAGGTGAGCATGAACACTGGTTCACCGTGGGTCCTCAACGCAGCGGCTACTTCAAGGTGCCGATCCGTACCAATCTGTGGCCACAAGTGCGGGACGTGGTGAAATTGCTCGAAAAACCCCGACAGCAGATTCCCTATCGTCTGGAAGGTGAGCTGGAAACCGGATTATTCATCGCTCACTACGTGCACCTGAAGCGCAATGGCGTGATAATCGCCGCCGATTTTATTGCGGAGTAA
- a CDS encoding YchJ family protein — translation MHTTICPCGSGNPLDTCCGHYHDGHPAPCAEALMRSRYSAYVLGLVDYLVATTLPAQQDGLDRPSISEWSAKSTWLGLQVESSEVFGGQPEHAFVTFTARWHDGQGEHSHREQSSFVQNGGRWYFIDPTVPVKAGRNDSCPCGSGHKFKKCCAGYFTR, via the coding sequence ATGCACACAACCATTTGTCCCTGCGGCAGTGGCAACCCATTGGACACCTGCTGCGGCCATTACCACGACGGACACCCGGCCCCCTGCGCCGAAGCCTTGATGCGCTCACGCTATAGCGCCTACGTGCTGGGACTGGTGGATTACCTGGTAGCCACTACCCTCCCGGCCCAACAGGACGGCCTCGATCGCCCTTCCATCAGCGAATGGAGTGCCAAAAGCACCTGGCTGGGGCTGCAGGTGGAAAGCAGCGAGGTGTTCGGCGGGCAGCCGGAACACGCCTTTGTCACGTTTACCGCGCGCTGGCACGACGGCCAGGGAGAACATAGCCACCGCGAACAGTCATCGTTCGTACAGAATGGCGGGCGCTGGTACTTCATCGACCCCACCGTGCCGGTCAAGGCCGGACGCAACGACAGCTGCCCATGCGGCAGTGGACACAAATTCAAGAAGTGCTGTGCAGGCTACTTCACGCGTTGA